A genomic window from Companilactobacillus alimentarius DSM 20249 includes:
- the map gene encoding type I methionyl aminopeptidase yields MITLKSAREIEGMRKSGELLANTHIGLRDIIKPGISSMEIENFANDYIVSHGGRPSEKGFEGYKYATCVCVNDEVAHGIPRKNLILKNGDVLKVDMTVNLNGYESDSCWCYAVGDISAEDQKLMDVTHKALYLGIDQAVIGNRLGDIGYAIQHYVEDENHMGDVRDLIGHGIQPSMHEAPNVPHYGEPGQGLRLREGMTITIEPMVNLGTWEIKDKFVKADGWEYFVSADGTDSAQYEHTIAITKDGPKILTSQDPEYDAKYLL; encoded by the coding sequence GTGATTACACTAAAATCTGCAAGAGAAATAGAAGGAATGCGTAAGTCAGGAGAATTATTGGCTAACACACATATTGGTTTGCGTGATATTATCAAACCAGGAATTTCTTCAATGGAAATCGAAAATTTTGCTAACGACTATATCGTTTCACACGGTGGTCGTCCATCAGAAAAAGGCTTCGAAGGGTACAAGTATGCAACTTGTGTATGTGTTAATGATGAAGTTGCTCATGGGATTCCTCGTAAGAATTTGATCTTGAAAAATGGCGACGTCCTAAAGGTTGATATGACAGTTAACCTCAATGGTTATGAAAGTGATTCTTGCTGGTGCTATGCAGTTGGCGATATTTCAGCTGAAGATCAAAAACTCATGGATGTGACACACAAGGCACTTTACTTAGGAATTGATCAAGCCGTAATTGGCAACAGATTAGGCGATATCGGTTATGCAATCCAACACTACGTTGAAGATGAAAATCATATGGGTGACGTTCGTGATTTGATTGGTCACGGAATTCAACCATCAATGCATGAAGCTCCTAACGTTCCTCATTACGGCGAACCTGGACAAGGATTGCGCTTGCGTGAGGGTATGACAATTACAATCGAACCAATGGTTAATTTAGGTACTTGGGAGATCAAAGATAAGTTTGTGAAAGCTGATGGCTGGGAATATTTTGTTTCTGCCGACGGAACCGATTCAGCGCAATATGAACATACCATTGCTATTACAAAAGATGGTCCTAAGATTTTGACATCCCAAGATCCTGAATATGATGCTAAATACTTACTTTAA
- a CDS encoding flavodoxin, translating into MTKVKIVFASITGNDEDIGYVLTEKFEDLGCDVDMSEVSQTDAEDFEDADICIVASYTYDQGIVPDEALDFYDDMQDLDLSGKVYGVCGSGDTFYEDFCRAVDEFGQVFDKVGATRGAEPVKVELDPEQDDIDHLDTFAEQIYKKAQEMDF; encoded by the coding sequence ATGACAAAAGTAAAAATTGTCTTTGCCAGTATTACTGGTAACGACGAAGATATTGGTTACGTTTTGACTGAGAAATTCGAGGATTTAGGTTGTGACGTAGACATGAGCGAGGTTTCACAGACAGATGCCGAGGATTTCGAAGATGCTGACATTTGTATCGTTGCTAGCTACACTTACGATCAAGGAATCGTCCCCGATGAAGCTTTAGACTTTTATGACGATATGCAGGACCTCGATTTAAGTGGAAAAGTCTATGGCGTCTGTGGCTCCGGAGATACTTTTTATGAAGATTTTTGCCGAGCCGTCGATGAATTCGGACAGGTCTTTGACAAAGTTGGTGCTACTCGTGGAGCGGAACCTGTGAAAGTCGAACTCGATCCTGAACAAGATGACATCGACCACTTAGACACATTTGCCGAGCAAATCTATAAAAAGGCTCAAGAAATGGATTTCTAA
- a CDS encoding GtrA family protein codes for MDFLKKYRNFAVYCLFGFLASLLNIVIFDLSHNYFHITLWIANTIAWFISNFFSFFVTKIFVFKSKLENIRKLLKEGVFFLVSRIFSLVFDDIFMIVAVLIFPWNNLIIKAIDQLIVGIFNYFSSKLIFNYQNRHLIERLKNLKAKRKSRNEI; via the coding sequence ATGGACTTCTTAAAAAAATATCGCAACTTTGCAGTCTATTGCCTCTTTGGATTTCTGGCATCTTTATTGAATATTGTCATTTTTGACTTATCACACAATTATTTCCACATTACCCTGTGGATTGCCAATACAATTGCTTGGTTCATTTCCAATTTCTTTTCATTCTTCGTAACCAAGATTTTTGTTTTCAAATCCAAACTAGAGAATATTAGGAAACTTTTGAAAGAAGGAGTATTTTTCCTAGTGTCACGCATATTCTCATTAGTGTTCGACGATATCTTCATGATTGTTGCCGTACTAATTTTCCCATGGAATAACTTAATTATTAAAGCCATCGACCAATTGATCGTCGGAATCTTTAATTACTTCTCTTCCAAACTAATTTTCAATTATCAAAATCGTCACTTAATTGAACGATTAAAAAATCTTAAAGCCAAACGAAAAAGCCGGAATGAAATCTAA
- the wecB gene encoding non-hydrolyzing UDP-N-acetylglucosamine 2-epimerase, translating to MDKIKVMTVFGTRPEAIKMAPLVLKLKQNSDRFETVTVVTAQHREMLDSVLEIFKIKPDYDLNIMKERQTLSGITGLVLKELDSIIEKENPDIVLVHGDTTTTFSAALSAFYHQTRIGHVEAGLRTWNKYSPWPEEMNRQMTDDLTDLYFAPTDESKANLLKENHHGENIFVTGNTAIDALKSTVHKDYHHDILDVIDPDKKMILITMHRRENQGEPMKQVFKAMKKVVAKHDDIELVYPVHLNPVVQQTAKDILGGVDRIHLIEPLDVVDFHNLASRSYFIMTDSGGVQEEAPSLGKPVLVLRDTTERPEGVEAGTLKLVGTDADVVEKEMTNLITNKDEYDRMANAKNPYGDGKASERILDAMSYYFKQTTQKPDEFK from the coding sequence TTGGATAAAATTAAAGTTATGACAGTCTTTGGTACAAGACCTGAAGCAATAAAAATGGCACCACTAGTTTTGAAATTGAAGCAAAACAGTGACCGTTTCGAGACAGTAACTGTTGTTACTGCCCAACATCGTGAAATGTTAGATTCCGTTCTAGAAATATTTAAAATCAAACCAGATTATGATTTGAATATAATGAAGGAACGTCAAACTCTCAGTGGTATTACTGGACTCGTTTTAAAGGAGTTAGATAGTATCATTGAGAAGGAAAATCCTGATATTGTTCTAGTTCACGGCGATACGACCACAACCTTTAGTGCTGCTTTGTCAGCCTTCTATCATCAAACACGGATTGGACATGTTGAAGCTGGTTTAAGAACTTGGAACAAGTATTCACCATGGCCAGAAGAAATGAATCGTCAAATGACCGATGATCTAACTGACTTATACTTTGCTCCAACTGATGAGAGTAAGGCCAATTTGTTGAAAGAAAATCATCATGGCGAAAATATATTTGTAACTGGTAATACTGCAATTGATGCTTTGAAGAGTACCGTTCATAAAGATTATCATCATGATATTTTGGATGTCATCGATCCTGATAAGAAAATGATCTTAATCACAATGCACCGTCGTGAAAATCAAGGCGAACCGATGAAACAAGTCTTCAAGGCAATGAAAAAAGTTGTTGCCAAGCATGACGATATTGAATTAGTTTATCCGGTACACTTGAATCCAGTTGTTCAACAGACCGCTAAGGATATTCTTGGTGGCGTTGATCGAATCCATTTGATCGAACCATTAGATGTTGTTGATTTTCACAATCTTGCTTCCAGAAGTTATTTCATCATGACCGATTCCGGTGGTGTGCAAGAAGAAGCTCCTTCATTAGGTAAACCAGTTCTAGTTTTGCGTGACACAACAGAACGTCCTGAAGGTGTCGAAGCAGGAACCTTGAAATTAGTCGGAACAGACGCTGACGTTGTTGAAAAGGAAATGACTAATCTGATTACTAACAAGGATGAGTATGACCGTATGGCTAATGCTAAAAATCCTTATGGTGACGGTAAAGCCTCAGAAAGAATTCTTGATGCAATGAGTTATTACTTTAAACAGACGACTCAAAAACCTGATGAGTTTAAATAG
- the fba gene encoding class II fructose-1,6-bisphosphate aldolase, with protein MVLTNGNEIFNNARKGKYAVGAFNINDLEWTRSILAAAQETQTPILVQTSMGAAKYMGGYELCLHLVQDTIKNMGITVPVVMHLDHGNYEAAKECIEVGYNSVMFDGHDLPFDENLAKTKEIVKLAHAKNISVEAEVGSIGGTEDGIVGLGELADVEEAKTLDATGVDYLAVGIGNIHGVYPSNWKGLSFDRLKELADVISTPLVLHGGSGIPKEQIIKAVSMGISKVNVNTELQLAFAKATRQYIEDKKDLDVDAKGYDPRKLLAPGAKAITDTTIERIKWFGTPSIKA; from the coding sequence ATGGTTTTAACAAACGGTAACGAAATTTTCAATAACGCCCGTAAAGGCAAGTATGCTGTTGGTGCTTTTAACATCAACGACTTGGAATGGACACGCTCAATTTTGGCTGCTGCCCAAGAAACACAAACACCTATCTTGGTTCAAACATCAATGGGTGCTGCTAAGTACATGGGTGGATACGAACTATGTCTACACCTAGTACAAGACACAATCAAGAACATGGGTATCACTGTTCCAGTTGTTATGCATTTGGATCATGGTAACTATGAAGCTGCTAAGGAATGTATCGAAGTTGGATATAACTCAGTTATGTTCGATGGACATGACTTACCATTCGACGAAAACCTTGCAAAGACAAAGGAAATCGTTAAATTAGCTCATGCTAAGAATATCTCTGTTGAAGCTGAAGTTGGTTCAATCGGTGGTACTGAAGATGGTATCGTTGGTTTAGGTGAATTAGCTGATGTTGAAGAAGCTAAGACTCTTGACGCTACTGGTGTTGACTACCTAGCTGTTGGTATTGGTAACATTCATGGTGTTTACCCATCAAACTGGAAGGGCTTAAGCTTTGACCGTCTTAAGGAATTAGCTGACGTTATTTCTACTCCACTTGTATTGCATGGTGGTTCAGGTATTCCTAAGGAACAAATCATCAAGGCTGTTTCAATGGGTATCTCAAAGGTTAACGTTAATACTGAATTACAACTTGCATTCGCTAAAGCAACACGTCAATACATCGAAGACAAGAAAGACTTAGATGTTGATGCTAAGGGTTATGACCCACGTAAGTTGCTTGCACCTGGTGCTAAGGCTATTACTGATACAACTATCGAACGTATCAAGTGGTTCGGTACACCATCAATCAAGGCTTAA
- a CDS encoding GGDEF domain-containing protein produces MLFRFVFKKEVYDEFSNSSKTLTVVMFDIDRFKNFNDRYGHEIGDEVLRHVAHLVERELHLDGSKGQLFRYGGEEFIILLRDKNLEDAKNIVNQINKALKDIPLFIQDSRLDVTLSFGITVLKKEDRSFNDVFKRVDDYLYESKNSGRNKMTIEGKVLNYEANLKKSS; encoded by the coding sequence ATGCTATTTCGATTTGTATTCAAAAAGGAAGTTTACGATGAATTTTCAAACAGTTCAAAGACCTTGACAGTGGTTATGTTTGATATTGATCGTTTTAAAAATTTTAACGATCGTTATGGACATGAAATTGGTGATGAGGTTTTAAGACACGTGGCGCATTTAGTCGAACGTGAATTGCATTTGGATGGTAGTAAAGGTCAGCTCTTTCGTTATGGAGGAGAAGAATTTATTATCTTATTAAGAGATAAGAACCTCGAGGATGCTAAAAATATTGTTAATCAAATCAATAAGGCTTTAAAAGATATACCTTTATTTATTCAAGATAGCCGTTTGGACGTAACGTTATCCTTTGGTATAACGGTGTTGAAAAAAGAGGATCGTTCATTCAATGATGTTTTCAAGCGAGTGGATGATTACTTGTATGAATCTAAGAATAGCGGTCGAAACAAAATGACGATTGAAGGTAAAGTGCTTAATTATGAAGCCAACTTAAAAAAGAGCAGCTAG
- a CDS encoding FAD-dependent oxidoreductase has product MKVIVVGCTHAGTAAVEQILKKHPDTEVTVYERDDNIAFLSCGIALYLGRIVNHLEDMFYADPTTLEGYGAKVQMKHNVIKIDSKNKKIVVQDLNTEEIFEDTYDKLIMTTGSEVGVPPIGGMDNPRVLLCKSYDQAKKIYESALNYPSIAIVGAGYVGVELAESYANTVHEVTLIQSRDQILNNYVDKPLSQTIIDKLKEHDVKVALGERVSEIEDGNQLTIKTKVGHEFKADLVIVCTGFFANTDLLRGQVQMNGYGAILVDDYMQTSDPDILAAGDSCAVKFNPTGEMQYIPLASSAVRQGTLAGINVFGNIRKYMGTQATTAMEIFGYTLAETGLTLKSALANGMNADQVVYHDYYRPEYMPTTDMLTIYLVYDKDTRKVLGAQLFSKHEVAQSANAISICIQKGSLR; this is encoded by the coding sequence ATGAAAGTTATCGTTGTCGGATGTACACATGCTGGAACGGCTGCTGTAGAACAAATTTTAAAAAAGCATCCGGATACAGAAGTGACAGTCTATGAACGTGATGATAATATTGCGTTTCTATCATGCGGAATCGCCTTATATTTAGGAAGAATCGTTAATCATCTAGAGGATATGTTTTATGCTGATCCAACCACACTAGAGGGTTATGGCGCCAAAGTTCAGATGAAACACAATGTTATTAAAATTGATTCAAAAAATAAAAAAATAGTTGTTCAAGATTTAAATACAGAAGAAATATTTGAGGATACTTACGACAAGCTGATTATGACAACTGGTTCAGAAGTTGGTGTACCACCAATCGGCGGCATGGATAATCCTCGTGTTTTGTTATGCAAGAGTTATGATCAAGCTAAAAAGATCTATGAATCAGCTTTAAACTATCCAAGCATTGCAATTGTTGGAGCTGGATATGTTGGAGTTGAATTGGCTGAAAGTTATGCCAATACGGTCCATGAAGTTACCTTGATTCAGTCGCGTGATCAGATTTTAAATAATTACGTTGATAAACCTTTATCACAGACAATCATTGATAAATTAAAAGAACATGATGTCAAAGTTGCTTTAGGAGAACGTGTATCAGAGATTGAAGATGGAAATCAATTGACAATCAAGACTAAAGTTGGACATGAATTCAAAGCCGACTTGGTGATTGTTTGTACTGGTTTCTTCGCTAATACTGATTTGTTACGCGGTCAGGTTCAGATGAATGGTTATGGTGCTATTTTAGTTGATGACTATATGCAGACGTCAGATCCCGATATTTTGGCAGCAGGGGATTCTTGTGCTGTTAAGTTCAATCCAACTGGTGAAATGCAATATATTCCATTGGCATCGAGTGCTGTACGTCAAGGAACTTTAGCAGGAATCAATGTCTTTGGCAATATTCGTAAATACATGGGAACTCAAGCAACAACTGCAATGGAGATATTTGGTTATACTTTGGCAGAGACGGGCTTAACTTTAAAGAGTGCCTTAGCTAATGGGATGAATGCTGATCAGGTGGTTTATCATGATTACTATCGTCCTGAGTATATGCCTACAACGGATATGCTAACGATTTATCTGGTATATGATAAGGATACGAGAAAGGTTTTAGGAGCTCAATTGTTCAGTAAACATGAAGTAGCTCAGTCAGCCAATGCTATTTCGATTTGTATTCAAAAAGGAAGTTTACGATGA
- a CDS encoding GNAT family N-acetyltransferase, translating to MNKIKYSNDTNSDIYKDSIKIREIVFVEEQNVPKSIEIDDDKVNCTYFTLYSDEKPVATARFQVTSDNGIHIQRVAVLKDYRQKHLGSFLLKYIFKYAQEHNFNYVILGAQDHAQAFYKKLGFKVIGQQYREAGIFHHDMRLNLL from the coding sequence ATGAACAAAATAAAATATTCAAATGACACAAATTCTGATATTTACAAAGATAGTATAAAGATAAGAGAAATCGTTTTTGTTGAAGAACAAAATGTTCCTAAAAGTATTGAAATAGATGATGATAAAGTTAACTGCACTTATTTCACACTCTATTCAGATGAAAAGCCAGTCGCTACAGCTCGTTTTCAAGTTACATCTGACAATGGAATCCACATTCAACGAGTGGCGGTTTTAAAAGACTACCGTCAAAAACACCTAGGATCATTTTTACTGAAATATATTTTTAAATATGCTCAAGAGCACAACTTCAATTACGTTATTTTAGGCGCTCAAGATCATGCTCAAGCTTTCTATAAAAAACTTGGCTTTAAAGTCATTGGACAACAGTATCGTGAAGCTGGAATCTTTCATCATGACATGCGACTCAATTTATTGTAG
- a CDS encoding EAL domain-containing protein, whose protein sequence is MYRYFIQPQLDKVNNSLIGYELLMKEKKPEGWRPPLNFSDVPSHLMAKVLIATTKILSLKIGSVSVNINRNQLMDEEVRAAIIEAQQILRPLRLVVELTEDTPNQNWSNEEYISLIKDFIDHGMDFSLDDCGTGTNQMDQIKDMIPLASEIKFAIQNFGEKLRDPDIESKVIFWRDICRKENIRFILEGIEDEKDDKLADNLGIDLRQGYFYGKPRLLKLKADDDKF, encoded by the coding sequence ATGTATAGATACTTTATTCAACCTCAACTCGATAAGGTGAATAATTCTTTAATTGGTTATGAATTATTGATGAAAGAGAAGAAACCTGAAGGCTGGCGTCCTCCGCTCAACTTTTCAGACGTTCCTTCACACTTAATGGCAAAAGTTTTAATTGCTACAACCAAAATCTTATCTTTAAAAATTGGCTCCGTCTCTGTGAATATCAATCGTAACCAACTAATGGACGAAGAAGTTAGGGCTGCGATTATTGAGGCTCAACAAATTTTACGTCCCTTACGTTTAGTAGTTGAATTAACGGAAGATACTCCTAATCAAAATTGGTCTAACGAAGAATACATTTCCCTAATCAAAGATTTTATCGATCACGGAATGGACTTTAGTTTGGACGATTGCGGTACTGGTACTAATCAGATGGATCAAATCAAAGATATGATTCCTTTAGCTTCAGAAATTAAATTTGCTATTCAAAATTTTGGAGAAAAATTACGTGATCCCGATATAGAAAGCAAAGTTATCTTTTGGAGAGATATTTGTCGCAAAGAAAACATTCGCTTTATTCTTGAAGGAATCGAAGACGAAAAAGATGACAAATTAGCTGATAATTTGGGCATCGACTTACGCCAGGGTTACTTTTATGGCAAACCTAGACTATTGAAGTTGAAGGCTGATGACGATAAATTCTAA
- a CDS encoding helix-turn-helix domain-containing protein, with translation MVKYSSKLKAEVVGEYLQGRTSMQSLSEKHNLPKRQVSFWIQKYRLSGVDSLKRKKTKRSFSAEFKIDVINYYQTHDETLAEVSARFDVNKCQISSWRTAFNKHGIEALKSHPKGRKSKVKNDKKKLRHLINKNELDQLREELAKKNQELYDTKLENDILKKSMTLFGTSKDAKKHK, from the coding sequence ATGGTTAAATACAGTTCAAAATTAAAGGCAGAGGTTGTTGGTGAATACCTCCAAGGTAGAACCAGCATGCAAAGTCTCTCAGAGAAACATAATTTACCTAAACGGCAAGTCAGTTTCTGGATTCAAAAATATCGCTTAAGCGGCGTAGACTCGCTTAAGCGAAAAAAAACTAAACGGAGCTTTTCAGCTGAATTTAAAATTGATGTGATAAACTACTATCAAACTCATGATGAAACTTTAGCTGAAGTATCCGCCAGATTTGATGTTAACAAGTGTCAGATTAGTTCCTGGAGAACGGCATTCAATAAACATGGCATAGAAGCCTTGAAGTCTCATCCGAAAGGCAGAAAATCCAAAGTGAAAAATGATAAAAAGAAATTACGTCATTTAATAAACAAGAATGAATTAGATCAACTTCGCGAGGAACTCGCAAAGAAGAATCAAGAATTATATGACACAAAGTTGGAGAATGATATTTTAAAAAAATCAATGACCCTGTTCGGAACTTCAAAGGACGCAAAAAAACACAAATAG
- a CDS encoding IS3 family transposase — MRVEQESLPKAERYKIGDILKAIGLKKATYHDERKHIKNHVDKYKDIKTEILKITESGKCRGRLTYGYRRVQEGLIKLDIHIADAVARRLMNELNVQVNLYNRHKNGKYSSYKGTVGKVAHNILHQQFNETEPFKVLHTDVTQVRLRDNEWAYVSAITDEASKEVLAFQVSNSPNSKLIMDTLNELTTVIPKGSNPVIHSDQGWHYQLNYYTDRLSEDGFIQSMSRKGNCLDNAPIESFFHLFKTECLNGFPPCKDMKEFRKLSKEYVDWFNNRRISRKTKGMTPREYREHALSA; from the coding sequence ATCAGGGTAGAACAAGAGTCTCTTCCAAAAGCAGAACGGTATAAGATAGGCGATATTCTTAAGGCCATTGGACTTAAAAAGGCCACTTACCATGATGAGCGTAAACATATCAAAAATCATGTAGATAAGTACAAAGATATAAAAACTGAAATATTAAAAATTACTGAAAGTGGAAAATGTCGTGGACGCCTAACCTACGGTTATCGTCGCGTACAAGAAGGATTAATTAAACTAGATATTCACATAGCAGATGCCGTAGCTCGTCGCTTGATGAATGAGTTAAATGTTCAAGTAAATCTTTATAATCGTCATAAAAATGGAAAGTATTCCTCATATAAAGGAACTGTTGGAAAGGTCGCACACAACATTTTACATCAACAGTTTAATGAAACTGAGCCCTTTAAAGTCCTGCATACAGATGTCACACAAGTTCGTTTAAGGGATAACGAATGGGCTTATGTTTCCGCAATTACCGACGAGGCAAGCAAAGAAGTTCTAGCGTTCCAAGTAAGTAATAGTCCCAATAGTAAATTAATTATGGATACATTAAATGAATTAACGACAGTTATACCTAAAGGAAGCAACCCAGTGATACATTCAGATCAAGGCTGGCATTATCAACTAAATTATTATACTGATAGGCTTTCTGAAGATGGATTTATACAGAGCATGTCTCGCAAAGGAAATTGTCTCGACAATGCGCCAATCGAAAGTTTCTTTCATCTATTCAAAACAGAATGTCTCAATGGATTTCCACCTTGTAAAGATATGAAAGAATTTAGGAAACTTTCTAAGGAGTACGTCGATTGGTTTAACAATCGACGCATCTCAAGAAAAACAAAAGGCATGACTCCCCGCGAATACAGGGAACATGCCTTATCAGCTTAA
- a CDS encoding GGDEF domain-containing protein — protein MCCTLIFRYGGEEFIIIFRGKTADECIPIVADLRNTLFNSPLFLNGQQLNVNVSFGVSTLKESDKNFSDLFNRVDSYLYKSKNAGRNKMTVENETLNFDDFKNSI, from the coding sequence TTGTGTTGCACTTTAATCTTCCGTTACGGTGGCGAAGAATTTATTATTATTTTTCGAGGAAAAACTGCCGACGAATGCATTCCTATTGTTGCCGATCTAAGAAATACACTATTTAATTCACCACTATTTTTAAATGGACAACAGTTAAATGTCAATGTATCATTTGGAGTTTCCACATTAAAAGAATCTGACAAGAACTTCAGTGACCTCTTCAATCGCGTTGATAGCTATCTGTATAAATCAAAAAATGCGGGTAGAAATAAAATGACTGTTGAAAATGAAACTTTAAATTTTGACGATTTTAAAAACTCAATATAA
- a CDS encoding YczE/YyaS/YitT family protein gives MEDNKFKKRLGYLIFAIILDAFANALMIDSNMGSAVWTASAVNISELLHSSYGTTLFIYAVIVTIVNQLLIGKFDSHIFISNLLFSLPFSYLVGFFSDVLNPLHFEMKPIYVRLVIDVAGLILVSIGTSIYQRCNLIQHPNDEMAYLLRFKYLHGSAGWGQLVSYTPPVIIMIICFLVSGRILSVGIGTILAMFCQGIIIGISDKIVVPSLKHHYSF, from the coding sequence TTGGAAGATAATAAGTTTAAAAAACGTCTAGGCTATTTGATTTTTGCTATCATTTTGGATGCATTCGCAAATGCATTGATGATTGACAGTAATATGGGAAGTGCCGTGTGGACAGCCTCAGCGGTCAATATTTCAGAGTTGCTACATTCTAGTTATGGAACAACGTTATTTATTTATGCGGTGATTGTTACAATTGTTAATCAACTTTTGATTGGAAAATTTGATAGTCATATATTTATTTCCAATTTACTATTTTCATTGCCATTTAGTTATTTAGTGGGTTTCTTTAGTGATGTTTTGAACCCGCTTCATTTTGAAATGAAGCCAATTTATGTACGATTAGTGATCGATGTTGCGGGCTTGATCTTAGTTTCGATTGGAACTTCAATTTATCAGCGTTGCAACTTGATTCAACACCCTAACGATGAAATGGCTTATCTGTTAAGATTCAAATATCTTCACGGCTCGGCTGGTTGGGGGCAGTTGGTCAGTTATACTCCACCAGTTATAATTATGATTATTTGTTTCTTAGTATCTGGTAGAATTTTGTCAGTCGGTATTGGGACGATTTTGGCAATGTTTTGTCAGGGAATAATTATTGGTATTTCTGATAAAATCGTTGTTCCTTCACTGAAGCATCATTATTCTTTCTAG
- a CDS encoding multicopper oxidase family protein — protein sequence MSETKVYNDYFYDEPVFDLHDGGYVPLEKVDMPDQPLNIPAALQPNKVDGNDVYYTITAQAGETQILPGVKTKTWGYNASLLGQTIVLKQGVHYHVHLVNQLPEVTTFHWHGLNVTGPIVDGGPHAPVYPGGSRDIDFTLDQPAQTDWIHPHPCPNTARQVWNGLAAAVVVTDDEEAKLPFPRNYGVDDIPIILQDRSYHDNQLDYKKDYDVDGTLGKYALVNGTINGVFNVTTQRVRLRMLNGSDRREWRLHFDDNHEFTQIASDGGTLPEPVRFTKLMLTCAERAEVIVDFGDKKPGDVVALMSDDMPIMKFKIGKYAPDDTKLPEHLTTIDAPEVTPGLPVTRTVMSGMDDQVRLDGKLFDMQRIDRRQKIGDTVLWDVVNTNEMDGGMIHPFHMHGCQFLVISRNGKAPYPNEHGWKDTVGVNAGETVRIAVQFTKFGVYMYHCHILEHEDTGMMAQIEAYDPDHEHKYHLLSMDEMNHPRK from the coding sequence ATGTCAGAAACAAAAGTTTACAATGATTATTTCTATGATGAACCAGTATTTGATTTACATGATGGTGGATATGTTCCACTAGAAAAGGTTGATATGCCAGATCAACCATTGAATATTCCTGCAGCTTTACAACCAAATAAAGTTGATGGCAACGATGTTTATTACACAATTACGGCACAAGCAGGTGAAACACAAATTTTGCCTGGTGTTAAGACTAAGACTTGGGGCTACAATGCTTCCTTGCTTGGTCAAACAATTGTTTTAAAACAAGGGGTTCACTATCATGTGCACCTTGTTAATCAATTACCAGAGGTTACTACCTTTCATTGGCATGGTTTGAATGTCACAGGACCAATTGTTGATGGAGGTCCGCATGCACCAGTTTATCCAGGTGGCAGTCGTGATATTGATTTCACATTGGATCAACCAGCTCAAACTGATTGGATTCATCCACATCCATGTCCAAATACAGCTCGTCAAGTTTGGAATGGTTTAGCTGCAGCTGTTGTTGTAACTGATGATGAGGAAGCTAAATTACCGTTTCCACGTAATTATGGAGTTGATGATATTCCAATTATTTTACAAGATAGAAGTTACCATGATAATCAATTAGATTATAAGAAAGATTATGATGTTGATGGTACATTGGGAAAGTATGCTTTAGTCAATGGCACGATCAATGGTGTCTTTAATGTTACAACCCAAAGAGTTCGTTTAAGAATGTTGAATGGCTCTGATCGCCGTGAATGGCGTTTGCATTTCGATGACAATCATGAATTTACTCAAATAGCTTCTGATGGTGGTACTTTGCCAGAACCAGTTAGATTTACTAAATTGATGCTAACTTGTGCTGAACGTGCTGAAGTCATCGTTGACTTTGGCGACAAGAAGCCAGGGGATGTTGTTGCTTTGATGAGTGATGACATGCCAATTATGAAATTCAAGATTGGAAAGTATGCTCCTGACGATACAAAATTGCCAGAACATCTTACAACAATCGATGCTCCAGAAGTTACCCCAGGATTGCCTGTCACACGGACTGTAATGTCAGGTATGGATGATCAGGTAAGATTGGATGGTAAACTCTTTGATATGCAAAGAATTGATCGTCGTCAAAAGATTGGTGATACCGTTTTATGGGATGTCGTCAATACTAATGAGATGGATGGCGGTATGATTCATCCCTTCCATATGCATGGTTGTCAATTCTTAGTTATCAGCCGTAACGGTAAAGCACCATATCCTAATGAACATGGTTGGAAGGATACTGTTGGTGTAAACGCCGGTGAAACAGTCAGAATTGCTGTTCAATTCACGAAATTCGGTGTTTACATGTATCATTGTCATATTTTGGAACATGAAGATACTGGTATGATGGCTCAAATTGAAGCCTATGATCCAGATCATGAACACAAGTATCATTTGTTAAGTATGGACGAAATGAATCATCCTAGAAAATAA